A single window of Aspergillus puulaauensis MK2 DNA, chromosome 5, nearly complete sequence DNA harbors:
- a CDS encoding ribosomal RNA processing 1 family protein (BUSCO:EOG092646C6;~COG:A;~EggNog:ENOG410PH7N;~InterPro:IPR010301;~PFAM:PF05997;~go_component: GO:0030688 - preribosome, small subunit precursor [Evidence IEA];~go_process: GO:0006364 - rRNA processing [Evidence IEA]) — MTDLAKTPFVRELASSDKKIRDKATDSLSLFLRSRTDLSLLDLLKLWKGLFFCFYHSDRPLTQQALARNLTYTLVPSLPQTTVHRFLRAFWITLGREFHAIDRLRLDKYLYLIRSHVGVAFQVFLKNNNPATANGANKKRKREETTASKKRSKSKSKSKSKHADEDEDKEEQEDVTNSNWADLQAYLDIITEGPLHPLNFDPSQPKTDEENGVIPMPHGPDGLRYHLLDIWIDEIEKALEIDPESGKPVGEVPMEMLLAPVERLKKESAHRPVRIRAGETLDDERLVEWGFKERKADKAGSEDEESEEEWGGFGDD, encoded by the exons ATGACAGACCTTGCGAAAACTCCCTTCGTAAGGGAGCTCGCCTCAAGCG ACAAGAAGATTCGTGACAAAGCCACCGactccctctctctcttcctccggTCCAGGACCGACCTGtccctcctcgacctcctcaaactcTGGAAAGGCCTGTTCTTCT GCTTCTACCACTCTGACCGCCCCCTCACCCAACAAGCCCTCGCCCGCAACCTCACTTACACGCTCGTCCCCTCTCTCCCCCAGACAACAGTGCACCGCTTCCTCCGCGCATTCTGGATAACCCTCGGCCGCGAATTCCACGCCATTGATCGCCTGCGACTAGACAAGTACCTGTACCTGATCCGCTCACACGTCGGCGTTGCATTCCAGGTCTTCCTcaagaacaacaacccaGCAACCGCCAACGGCGCcaacaagaagcgcaagagagaagaaaccACTGCATCGAAGAAGCGCTCCAAATCTAAGTCGAAGTCGAAATCGAAGCATGcggatgaggacgaggacaaggaggagcaggaggatgtGACGAATTCAAACTGGGCGGATCTACAAGCTTACCTAGACATAATTACCGAGGGCCCTCTGCACCCATTGAACTTCGATCCGAGCCAGCCAAAGACCGATGAGGAGAACGGTGTTATTCCGATGCCACATGGGCCTGACGGGTTGCGGTACCACTTGCTTGATATCTGGATtgatgagattgagaaggcTCTTGAGATCGATCCCGAGAGCGGGAAGCCTGTTGGTGAGGTTCCGATGGAGATGTTGCTGGCCCCGGTTGAGAGGCTGAAGAAGGAAAGCGCGCACAGGCCTGTTAGGATTAGGGCCGGGGAGACGCTGGATGATGAGCGGTTAGTGGAATGGGGCTtcaaggagaggaaggcAGACAAGGCTGggagtgaggatgaggagagtgaggaggagtGGGGTGGATTTGGGGATGATTAG